A genomic window from Micromonospora violae includes:
- a CDS encoding endonuclease domain-containing protein — translation MKAVRLLPADDADALEWLAFEQAGVLRTAQVSALLSDGAVRGRIRSGRWRSICRGIVLTGNGRLTRDQQLWVAVLAAGPGALLAGVTAAAEAGVRGLRREPLRVLVPATRRAARTSLRRLPIDMPAVLVHRTSVLPESHRQLARPPRTTTARACVDAAGWAVGVDEAQGVLAAACQQRRVLPEELQAVLDVLPRAPRRRLIAQTVGDIAGGAQALSEIDFLRLCRRHRLPMPDLQEHRVDAAGRHRWLDAYWRKWRVQVEIDGAHHMDAKQWAADMRRQNDVWTSGDRILRFPAWLVRARPDEVADTVRRALIAAGWTPTPAPSPT, via the coding sequence GTGAAGGCTGTCCGGCTGCTGCCCGCCGATGACGCCGACGCACTCGAATGGCTCGCCTTCGAACAGGCGGGTGTCCTCAGGACCGCGCAGGTGTCCGCGCTGCTCAGCGACGGGGCGGTGCGAGGGCGGATCCGCTCCGGCCGGTGGCGGTCGATCTGTCGGGGAATCGTGCTGACCGGCAACGGCCGCCTGACCCGCGACCAACAGCTCTGGGTGGCGGTGCTGGCCGCCGGGCCAGGGGCGCTGCTGGCCGGGGTGACCGCCGCCGCGGAGGCCGGGGTACGAGGGCTGCGGCGTGAACCGCTGCGCGTGCTGGTGCCGGCCACCCGCCGGGCCGCCCGGACCTCGCTGCGCCGCCTGCCGATCGACATGCCGGCGGTGCTGGTGCACCGCACGTCGGTGCTGCCGGAGTCGCACCGGCAACTCGCCCGCCCGCCGCGCACCACAACGGCCAGGGCCTGCGTCGACGCGGCCGGGTGGGCGGTCGGTGTGGACGAGGCGCAAGGGGTGCTGGCCGCCGCCTGCCAGCAGCGTCGGGTGCTGCCCGAGGAGTTGCAGGCGGTCCTCGACGTGCTGCCCCGGGCACCGCGCCGGCGCCTGATCGCGCAGACGGTCGGCGACATCGCGGGCGGCGCCCAGGCGCTCTCAGAGATCGATTTTCTGCGACTGTGCCGACGACACCGACTGCCCATGCCTGATCTTCAGGAGCATCGGGTCGACGCGGCGGGTCGACACCGCTGGCTGGACGCGTACTGGCGGAAGTGGCGGGTGCAGGTGGAGATCGACGGAGCGCACCACATGGACGCCAAACAGTGGGCGGCGGACATGCGCCGGCAGAACGATGTGTGGACCAGTGGCGACCGGATCCTGCGCTTCCCCGCCTGGCTGGTCCGTGCCCGCCCGGACGAGGTCGCCGACACCGTCCGCCGCGCGCTGATCGCGGCCGGCTGGACACCCACCCCCGCGCCGTCCCCCACATAA
- a CDS encoding DUF397 domain-containing protein, with product MHLSGAVRRTSTRSGNGECVEVADNLPGMVGVRDSKDPTGPVLVFAPDAWRAFVAVTRRSTT from the coding sequence ATGCACCTGAGCGGCGCAGTTCGGCGCACCTCCACTCGCAGCGGGAACGGTGAGTGCGTCGAGGTGGCGGACAATCTGCCCGGGATGGTGGGGGTACGGGACAGCAAGGACCCGACCGGCCCGGTGTTGGTGTTCGCGCCGGACGCGTGGCGGGCGTTCGTGGCCGTCACCCGTCGTTCCACCACCTGA
- a CDS encoding AI-2E family transporter — MPVPVPGVDPDELPAVPSGKFGTPGRPLRRSSFLIGFTGALGVLLAYTLYLGIRNAGGILVLVVIALFLAVGLNPAVVRLRRWGVPHGLAVAAVALTVVLLLCGGVVALVPPIVTQSGQFIDQIPSLLDELRRNPTVNDLVERYDVVQRVQGAANAQTVGRALGGVLGGAQLIFGTVFRTLTVLVLTIYFLAYFDRLRSLGYSLVPRSRRQRVQLIGDEILAKVGSYMVGALSIAVLAGATTFVFALIVDLPYPFALAVVVAVTDLIPQIGATLGAVIVSLVGFAVDLPTGIACAVFFLIYQQVENYLIYPKVMRRSVEVNEVAALLAALLGVSLLGVVGALIAIPTVAALQLILREVVLPRQERR, encoded by the coding sequence GTGCCGGTTCCCGTCCCGGGGGTCGACCCGGACGAATTGCCGGCGGTCCCGTCCGGGAAGTTCGGCACACCCGGGCGGCCCCTGCGCCGCAGCAGCTTCCTGATCGGCTTCACCGGCGCGCTGGGCGTGCTGCTGGCGTACACCCTCTATCTGGGGATTCGCAACGCCGGCGGCATCCTGGTGCTGGTGGTGATCGCGCTCTTCCTCGCGGTCGGCCTCAACCCGGCGGTGGTCCGGCTACGCCGCTGGGGTGTGCCGCACGGCCTGGCGGTGGCGGCGGTCGCGTTGACGGTGGTGCTGCTGCTCTGCGGGGGTGTGGTGGCGCTGGTCCCGCCGATCGTCACCCAGTCGGGGCAGTTCATCGACCAGATCCCGAGCCTGCTCGACGAGTTGCGCCGCAACCCGACGGTCAACGACCTGGTGGAGCGGTACGACGTGGTGCAGCGGGTGCAGGGCGCGGCCAACGCGCAGACGGTCGGGCGGGCGCTCGGCGGGGTGCTGGGTGGCGCACAACTGATCTTCGGCACGGTCTTCCGGACGCTGACCGTGCTGGTCTTGACGATCTACTTCCTGGCCTACTTCGACCGGCTGCGGTCGCTGGGTTACTCGTTGGTGCCCCGGTCCCGGCGGCAGCGGGTGCAGTTGATCGGCGACGAGATTCTGGCGAAGGTCGGCTCGTACATGGTGGGCGCGTTGAGTATCGCGGTGCTGGCCGGCGCGACCACCTTCGTCTTCGCGCTGATCGTCGACCTGCCGTACCCGTTCGCGCTGGCCGTGGTGGTCGCGGTGACCGACCTGATCCCGCAGATCGGTGCCACCCTGGGCGCGGTGATCGTGAGCCTGGTCGGCTTCGCCGTCGACCTGCCCACCGGCATCGCCTGCGCGGTCTTCTTCCTCATCTACCAGCAGGTGGAGAACTACCTCATCTACCCGAAGGTGATGCGGCGTTCGGTGGAGGTCAACGAGGTGGCCGCCCTGCTGGCCGCGCTGCTCGGGGTGTCGCTGCTGGGTGTGGTGGGCGCGCTGATCGCCATCCCCACGGTGGCCGCGCTGCAACTGATCCTGCGCGAGGTGGTGCTGCCCCGCCAGGAGCGCCGCTGA
- a CDS encoding alpha/beta hydrolase, which translates to MSTAIRASSILPGRREDIELHTADGLQLVGELALPADRPPVATLVCLHPLPTHGGMMDSHVFRKAAWRLPALADLAVLRFNTRGTSSVRGTSEGAFDAAVGERYDVAAAIEYAEFAELPNIWLVGWSFGTDLALKYGCDPTIAGAILLSPPLRFSAPDDLATWASSGHPLVALVPEFDDYLRPTEARERFAAVPQAEVVGVSGAKHLWVGDAETVLDEIVRRVNPAVEVPLPTTWDGPMEAGDVSAYADRTVAAFAETPVPGPAAGQAG; encoded by the coding sequence GTGAGCACAGCGATCCGCGCGTCGTCGATCCTGCCCGGCCGCCGGGAGGACATCGAGCTGCACACCGCAGACGGTCTGCAGCTGGTGGGTGAGCTGGCCCTGCCGGCCGACCGCCCGCCGGTGGCCACCCTGGTCTGCCTGCACCCGCTGCCCACCCACGGCGGAATGATGGACAGCCACGTGTTCCGCAAGGCGGCCTGGCGGCTGCCCGCCCTGGCCGACCTGGCCGTGCTGCGGTTCAACACCCGCGGCACCAGCAGCGTGCGCGGCACCAGCGAAGGCGCGTTCGACGCCGCGGTGGGGGAGCGGTACGACGTGGCCGCCGCCATCGAGTACGCGGAGTTCGCCGAGCTGCCCAACATCTGGCTGGTCGGCTGGTCGTTCGGCACCGACCTGGCGCTGAAGTACGGCTGCGACCCGACGATCGCCGGAGCGATCCTGCTCTCTCCACCGCTGCGCTTCTCCGCCCCCGACGACCTGGCCACCTGGGCCAGCTCGGGTCACCCGCTGGTGGCGCTGGTGCCGGAGTTCGACGACTACCTGCGCCCCACCGAGGCACGGGAGCGGTTCGCCGCCGTGCCGCAGGCCGAGGTGGTCGGGGTGTCGGGTGCCAAGCACCTCTGGGTGGGCGACGCGGAGACAGTGCTCGACGAGATCGTCCGACGGGTCAACCCGGCCGTCGAGGTGCCACTGCCGACGACCTGGGACGGCCCGATGGAGGCCGGCGACGTCAGCGCGTACGCCGACCGGACGGTGGCCGCCTTCGCCGAAACGCCCGTCCCCGGCCCCGCCGCCGGCCAGGCCGGCTGA
- a CDS encoding SigE family RNA polymerase sigma factor: protein MTFEEYVSSRGPALVRLARLLTGDEHRAEDLTQDVLSQAYVRWRRIARADRPDVYVRRMLVNANISWWRRRSNRELAVDTFAERAHRGDLGGEAADRDEMWRLILGLPDRQRAVLVLRYYEDLDDATIAQILDCSPVTVRTHAMRALANLRERCGAPATNGSRP, encoded by the coding sequence GTGACCTTCGAGGAGTACGTCAGCAGCCGGGGTCCGGCGCTGGTCCGGCTCGCCCGGCTACTGACCGGTGACGAACACCGGGCCGAGGACCTCACCCAGGACGTGCTGTCCCAGGCGTACGTGCGGTGGCGCAGGATCGCGCGCGCCGACCGGCCCGACGTGTACGTGCGCCGCATGCTGGTCAACGCCAACATCTCCTGGTGGCGCCGCCGGTCCAATCGGGAGCTGGCGGTCGACACCTTCGCCGAGCGGGCACACCGTGGCGACCTCGGCGGTGAAGCGGCCGACCGGGACGAGATGTGGCGGCTGATCCTCGGCCTGCCCGACCGTCAGCGGGCGGTCCTGGTGCTGCGCTACTACGAGGACCTCGACGACGCGACCATCGCCCAGATCCTGGACTGCTCGCCGGTCACCGTCCGCACCCACGCGATGCGGGCGCTCGCCAACCTCCGGGAGCGCTGCGGTGCCCCGGCCACCAACGGGAGCCGACCGTGA
- a CDS encoding 3-hydroxyacyl-CoA dehydrogenase family protein encodes MAREFSTVGVVGLGTMGAGIVEVFARNGIDVVAVEISAPALERGRATLTGSTDRAVAKGKLAEADRDALHERVHFAVGLEALHSVDLVIEAVPEHLDLKQRIFAELDRVCRPEAILATNTSSLSVTEISVATSRPNQVIGIHFFNPAPVMKLVEVVRTVVTAPEVVADVEALCTRLGKVDVTINDRAGFIANALLFGYLNHAVGMFESHYATREDIDAAMKLGCGLPMGPLALMDLIGLDTAYEILDTMYRRGGRDRRHAPVPLLKQMVTAGLLGRKSGRGFYTYERPGSPVVVPDEATPLATEAAFADGARAIAKVGVVGSGTMATGIIEVFAKAGYEVISVTRGMEKSAKVCEAVKTSLNKGVVRGKLAEADRDAALGRISWSATLDHLADVDLVVEAVVEELSVKKALFASLDEICKPGVVLATTTSSLPVIDVAMATQRPADVVGLHFFNPAPVMPLVEVVRTIRTSPEATATARAVCAALGKTGVVCGDRSGFIVNALLFPYLNDAVKMLEASYSTADDIDHAMKLGCGYPMGPFELLDVVGLDVSLAIQRELYLELREPGFAPAPLLEHLVTAGYLGRKTRRGFRDHSHR; translated from the coding sequence GTGGCGCGCGAGTTCAGCACCGTTGGCGTGGTGGGGCTGGGCACCATGGGTGCCGGCATCGTCGAGGTCTTCGCCCGCAACGGCATCGACGTGGTGGCCGTGGAGATCTCCGCGCCGGCGCTGGAGCGCGGCCGGGCCACCCTCACCGGCTCCACCGATCGGGCGGTCGCCAAGGGCAAGCTCGCCGAGGCCGACCGCGACGCCCTGCACGAGCGGGTGCACTTCGCGGTCGGGCTGGAGGCACTGCACTCCGTCGACCTGGTCATCGAGGCGGTGCCCGAACACCTCGACCTCAAGCAGCGGATCTTCGCGGAGCTGGACCGGGTCTGCCGACCGGAGGCGATCCTCGCCACCAACACCTCGTCGCTGAGCGTCACCGAGATCTCGGTCGCCACCAGCCGACCCAACCAGGTGATCGGCATCCACTTCTTCAACCCGGCCCCGGTCATGAAGCTGGTCGAGGTGGTCCGCACCGTCGTCACCGCACCCGAGGTGGTCGCCGACGTCGAGGCGCTCTGCACCCGCCTCGGCAAGGTCGACGTCACCATCAACGACCGGGCCGGATTCATCGCCAACGCCCTGCTCTTCGGCTACCTCAACCACGCCGTCGGCATGTTCGAGTCGCACTACGCGACCCGGGAGGACATCGACGCCGCGATGAAGCTCGGCTGCGGCCTGCCGATGGGCCCACTGGCCCTGATGGACCTGATCGGCCTGGACACCGCGTACGAGATCCTGGACACCATGTACCGGCGTGGCGGGCGGGACCGCCGGCACGCACCGGTGCCGCTGCTCAAGCAGATGGTGACGGCGGGGCTGCTCGGCCGGAAGTCGGGCCGGGGCTTCTACACCTACGAGCGGCCCGGCTCCCCGGTGGTCGTACCGGATGAGGCGACGCCGCTGGCCACGGAGGCCGCGTTCGCCGACGGGGCCCGCGCCATCGCCAAGGTTGGTGTGGTGGGTTCCGGGACGATGGCCACCGGGATCATCGAGGTCTTCGCGAAGGCCGGCTACGAGGTCATCTCGGTGACCCGCGGCATGGAGAAGTCCGCGAAGGTCTGCGAGGCGGTGAAGACCTCGCTGAACAAGGGCGTGGTGCGGGGCAAGCTCGCCGAAGCCGATCGGGACGCCGCCCTGGGCCGGATCAGCTGGTCGGCGACGCTCGACCACCTCGCCGACGTCGACCTGGTGGTCGAGGCGGTCGTCGAGGAGCTGAGCGTCAAGAAGGCCCTCTTCGCGAGCCTCGACGAGATCTGCAAGCCGGGCGTGGTGCTGGCCACCACCACCTCGTCGCTGCCGGTGATCGACGTGGCGATGGCCACCCAGCGGCCGGCCGACGTGGTGGGGCTGCACTTCTTCAACCCGGCGCCGGTGATGCCGCTGGTCGAGGTCGTCCGCACCATCCGCACCTCACCGGAGGCCACCGCCACCGCTCGCGCCGTCTGCGCCGCGCTCGGCAAGACCGGTGTGGTCTGCGGCGACCGGTCCGGCTTCATCGTCAACGCGCTGCTCTTCCCGTACCTCAACGACGCGGTGAAGATGCTGGAGGCCAGCTACTCGACGGCCGACGACATCGACCACGCCATGAAGCTGGGCTGCGGCTACCCGATGGGCCCGTTCGAGCTGCTCGACGTGGTCGGGCTGGACGTCTCCCTGGCGATCCAGCGTGAGCTGTACCTGGAACTACGCGAGCCGGGCTTCGCGCCCGCACCGCTGCTGGAGCACCTGGTCACCGCCGGCTACCTGGGTCGCAAGACCCGCCGCGGCTTCCGCGACCACTCCCACCGCTGA
- a CDS encoding alpha/beta fold hydrolase — protein MPRMDTEQRTVTANGITQAVRVAGPPDGTPVLLIHGNCSSALFWEPLVRRLPPTLRVVAPDLRGYGDSATAPVDATRGLRDFADDVAALLDDPTLFGADARPVVVGHSLGGGVAMRLLVDHPHRVAALLLAAPVSPYGFGGTRDLTGTPTTPDFAGTGAGTANPDFVARLAAGDRSADAPASPRAVLRATYVADPASLGADEDLLLDTVLSTATGDDNYPGTSMPSANWPGTAPGERGVLNALAPTWFRLADELVAVADKPPVTWVRGDADVIVSDTSLFDLAYLGSLDLVPGWPGADACPPQPMVGQTRAVLDRYAAAGGAYHEVVLPGCGHSPHLERPAEFVTELLALTSRSTV, from the coding sequence ATGCCGCGGATGGACACCGAGCAGCGGACCGTGACGGCGAACGGCATCACCCAGGCGGTACGGGTGGCCGGCCCGCCGGACGGCACGCCGGTGCTGCTGATCCACGGCAACTGCTCATCCGCGCTGTTCTGGGAGCCGCTGGTTCGGCGGCTGCCACCGACGCTGCGGGTGGTCGCCCCCGACCTGCGCGGGTACGGCGACTCCGCGACCGCCCCGGTGGACGCCACCCGGGGCCTGCGGGACTTCGCCGACGACGTGGCCGCCCTGCTGGACGACCCGACGCTCTTCGGCGCCGACGCGCGCCCCGTGGTGGTCGGGCACTCCCTCGGCGGTGGAGTGGCGATGCGCCTGCTCGTCGACCACCCGCACCGGGTGGCGGCGTTGCTGCTCGCCGCGCCGGTCTCCCCGTACGGCTTCGGTGGCACCCGTGACCTGACGGGCACGCCGACCACCCCCGACTTCGCCGGCACCGGCGCCGGCACGGCCAACCCGGACTTCGTCGCCCGCCTCGCGGCCGGCGACCGCAGCGCGGACGCCCCGGCCAGCCCACGCGCCGTGCTGCGAGCCACCTATGTGGCCGATCCCGCCTCGCTCGGCGCGGACGAGGACCTGCTGCTGGACACGGTGCTCTCCACCGCCACCGGGGACGACAACTACCCGGGTACGTCGATGCCGTCGGCGAATTGGCCGGGTACCGCGCCGGGGGAGCGCGGGGTGCTCAACGCGCTCGCGCCGACCTGGTTCCGGCTCGCCGACGAGCTGGTGGCCGTCGCCGACAAACCTCCGGTCACCTGGGTACGCGGGGACGCCGACGTCATCGTCTCGGACACGTCGCTGTTCGACCTGGCGTACCTGGGTTCGCTGGATCTCGTGCCCGGCTGGCCCGGCGCGGACGCCTGCCCACCCCAGCCGATGGTCGGGCAGACCCGGGCGGTGCTCGATCGGTACGCGGCGGCCGGCGGCGCGTACCACGAGGTGGTGCTCCCCGGCTGCGGGCACAGCCCGCACCTGGAGCGCCCGGCGGAGTTCGTCACCGAGTTGCTGGCCCTGACCAGCCGGTCGACCGTCTGA
- a CDS encoding FHA domain-containing protein — MEEHPELLPLLTVAGGPMRGASFRMRTEPQVIGRAPTGQVVINDPHLSRRHAEVWLAPEGPSLRDLGSTNGTWLNDRRITEVERLSDGDVIRLGRTELRLFDPGVALTDPVGLSFGPSRRDVRPTLPLPLAVPPGTRR, encoded by the coding sequence ATGGAGGAACATCCGGAACTGTTGCCGCTGTTGACGGTCGCCGGTGGACCGATGCGCGGCGCGAGTTTTCGCATGCGAACCGAGCCGCAGGTGATCGGCCGAGCACCGACCGGCCAGGTGGTCATCAACGACCCGCACCTGAGCCGGCGCCACGCCGAGGTGTGGCTGGCTCCCGAGGGCCCCTCCCTGCGGGACCTGGGCTCCACCAACGGCACCTGGCTCAACGACCGGCGGATCACCGAGGTGGAACGACTCTCCGACGGGGACGTCATCCGGCTGGGCCGCACCGAACTGCGCCTGTTCGACCCCGGGGTGGCGCTCACCGATCCGGTGGGGCTGAGCTTCGGCCCGTCCCGGCGCGACGTCCGACCGACGCTGCCGCTGCCGCTGGCCGTGCCGCCCGGCACCCGTCGCTGA
- a CDS encoding aldehyde dehydrogenase family protein: protein MTAVHIPGVPVIEAGRLISTNPATGVEAGRLPVATDADVRQAVGRARVAGAWWAGLGFTGRRERMLRWRALLAKRIEQVAELVHVEGGKPVADAIVEIVTAIEHIDWAARNAGRVLGPRRVRSRLILAEFSGHLEYQPHGVVGVIGPWNYPVFTPIGSAAYALAAGNAVVLKPSEYTPAVGQWLVDSFAEVVPEQPVFTAVHGLGDVGAALCRSGVDKLAFTGSTATARKVMAACAETLTPVLIEGGGKDAMIVDSDADLDAAAEACVWGGMTNAGQTCIGIERVYAVDAVFDAFVDKVVARAGRLTVGPEGTDIGPITMPQQIDVIRRHIDAAITSGGRAVLGGPSAVQPPYVHPTVLVDVPEESAAIREETFGPTLTISRVRDADEAVSRANALSYGLGGSVFGRRRAVAVARRLRSGMASINSTLTFAGMSTLPFGGVGDSGFGRIHGEDGLREFGRAKAVTRRRARSLLPSMTFDRTPTDVARLVKAIKVMYGR from the coding sequence ATGACGGCAGTGCATATCCCGGGCGTTCCGGTCATCGAGGCGGGCCGGCTGATCTCCACCAACCCGGCGACCGGTGTCGAGGCCGGTCGGCTGCCGGTCGCCACCGACGCCGACGTGCGGCAGGCCGTCGGCCGCGCCCGCGTCGCCGGCGCGTGGTGGGCCGGTCTGGGCTTCACCGGCCGCCGCGAACGGATGCTGCGGTGGCGCGCCCTGCTCGCCAAGCGGATCGAGCAGGTGGCCGAGTTGGTGCACGTCGAGGGCGGCAAGCCGGTCGCCGACGCCATCGTCGAGATCGTCACCGCGATCGAGCACATCGACTGGGCTGCCCGCAACGCCGGCCGGGTCCTCGGCCCACGCCGGGTGCGGTCCCGACTCATCCTCGCCGAGTTCTCCGGGCACCTCGAATACCAGCCCCACGGGGTGGTCGGCGTGATCGGGCCGTGGAACTATCCGGTCTTCACGCCGATCGGCTCTGCCGCGTACGCCCTCGCCGCCGGGAACGCCGTGGTGCTCAAGCCGAGCGAATACACGCCCGCCGTCGGCCAGTGGCTGGTGGACAGCTTCGCCGAGGTGGTGCCCGAGCAGCCGGTGTTCACCGCCGTGCACGGGCTGGGCGACGTCGGCGCGGCGCTGTGCCGCTCCGGGGTCGACAAGCTGGCCTTCACCGGCTCCACCGCCACCGCCCGCAAGGTGATGGCCGCCTGCGCCGAGACGCTGACGCCGGTGCTCATCGAGGGCGGCGGCAAGGACGCCATGATCGTGGACAGCGACGCCGACCTGGACGCGGCCGCCGAGGCGTGCGTCTGGGGTGGCATGACCAACGCGGGCCAGACCTGCATCGGCATCGAGCGGGTGTACGCCGTCGACGCCGTCTTCGACGCCTTCGTCGACAAGGTGGTGGCCCGCGCCGGTCGACTGACGGTCGGGCCGGAGGGCACCGACATCGGCCCGATCACCATGCCCCAGCAGATCGACGTGATCCGTCGGCACATCGACGCCGCCATCACGTCCGGCGGGCGCGCCGTGCTCGGCGGCCCGAGCGCCGTACAGCCGCCGTACGTCCACCCCACCGTGCTGGTGGACGTCCCGGAGGAGTCGGCCGCGATCCGCGAGGAGACCTTCGGCCCCACGCTGACCATCAGCCGGGTCCGCGACGCCGACGAGGCCGTCAGCCGTGCCAACGCGCTGTCGTACGGCCTCGGGGGTTCGGTCTTCGGCCGGCGGCGCGCGGTGGCCGTCGCCCGGCGGTTGCGCTCCGGGATGGCCTCGATCAACTCGACGCTGACCTTCGCCGGCATGTCCACCCTGCCGTTCGGCGGTGTCGGCGACTCCGGCTTCGGTCGGATCCACGGGGAGGACGGCCTGCGTGAGTTCGGCCGGGCCAAGGCGGTCACCCGACGTCGCGCCCGGTCGCTGCTGCCGTCGATGACCTTCGACCGCACCCCCACCGACGTGGCCCGACTCGTCAAGGCCATCAAGGTCATGTACGGAAGGTAA
- a CDS encoding class I SAM-dependent methyltransferase has protein sequence MGPNRLRYRLVDSDQSWSARRRQHRSDWLARTFPDIGDMHVVDLGGRLGTWHRATVRPARVTVVNLEKPPTIVPEWAHVEQADACDLPPHLTKGGYDLVFSNSVLEHVGGHERRIRFAAAARSLADRHWVQTPYRYFPIEPHWIAPGMQFLPVRLRTALARRWPLGHKPTRSHDAAIHQVLWTELLDRSQMRHYFPDSTILVERVFGLPKSLIAVRTG, from the coding sequence ATGGGCCCCAATCGATTGCGCTACCGCCTTGTCGACAGTGACCAGTCGTGGAGCGCCCGACGGCGTCAGCACCGGTCGGACTGGTTGGCGCGCACCTTCCCGGACATCGGCGACATGCACGTGGTCGACCTCGGCGGTCGGCTCGGCACCTGGCACCGCGCCACCGTCCGGCCGGCCCGCGTGACAGTCGTCAACCTGGAGAAGCCGCCCACCATCGTTCCGGAGTGGGCCCACGTCGAGCAGGCCGACGCCTGCGACCTGCCCCCGCACCTCACCAAGGGCGGCTACGACCTGGTCTTCTCCAACTCGGTGCTGGAGCATGTGGGCGGGCACGAACGCCGGATCCGGTTTGCCGCCGCCGCCCGTTCCCTGGCCGACCGGCACTGGGTGCAGACGCCCTACCGCTACTTCCCCATCGAGCCACACTGGATCGCGCCGGGAATGCAGTTCCTGCCGGTACGACTGCGCACCGCGCTGGCCCGACGCTGGCCGCTGGGGCACAAGCCCACCCGCAGCCACGACGCCGCCATCCACCAGGTGCTCTGGACCGAGCTGTTGGACCGCTCGCAGATGCGCCACTACTTCCCGGACTCGACCATCCTGGTGGAGCGGGTGTTCGGCCTGCCGAAGTCACTGATCGCGGTGCGCACCGGGTAG
- the nucS gene encoding endonuclease NucS → MRLVIAKCSVDYVGRLSAHLPLATRLLMVKADGSVSIHADDRAYKPLNWMSPPCRLEEAPGVWRVVNKAGEELRITLEEIFQDTSYELGVDPGLRKDGVEAHLQELLAANPGTLGEGFTLVRREYMTAIGPVDLLCRDANSASVAVEVKRRGDIDGVEQLTRYLELMNRDPLLSPVTGVFAAQEIKPQARVLATDRGIRCVVVDYDKLRGIVKDELTLF, encoded by the coding sequence GTGCGGTTGGTCATTGCGAAGTGCTCGGTGGACTACGTCGGACGGCTCTCGGCTCACCTGCCGCTGGCCACCCGGTTGCTGATGGTGAAGGCGGACGGGTCGGTGTCCATCCACGCCGACGACCGGGCGTACAAGCCGTTGAACTGGATGAGCCCGCCGTGTCGGCTGGAGGAGGCCCCCGGTGTGTGGCGGGTCGTCAACAAGGCCGGCGAGGAGCTGCGGATCACCCTGGAGGAGATCTTCCAGGACACCTCGTACGAGCTGGGGGTGGATCCGGGCCTGCGCAAGGACGGGGTGGAGGCGCACCTGCAGGAGTTGCTGGCCGCCAACCCGGGCACCCTCGGTGAGGGGTTCACGCTGGTCCGCCGTGAGTACATGACGGCGATCGGCCCGGTCGACCTGCTGTGCCGCGACGCCAACTCCGCCTCGGTCGCCGTCGAGGTCAAGCGGCGTGGCGACATCGACGGGGTGGAGCAGTTGACCCGCTACCTCGAGTTGATGAACCGCGACCCGCTGCTCAGCCCGGTCACCGGGGTCTTCGCCGCTCAGGAAATCAAGCCGCAGGCCCGGGTCCTCGCCACCGACCGGGGTATCCGGTGTGTGGTCGTGGACTACGACAAGCTGCGCGGCATCGTGAAGGACGAGCTGACGCTCTTCTGA
- a CDS encoding DUF4126 domain-containing protein has translation MFEVLTGTGLAASAGLNAYIPLLILGLLSRYSDLIDLPSGWTWLGNGWVIAIMAALLAVEMVADKVPVVDHINDVVQTVVRPTAGGLAFGAGSSSETVTVSDPGSFFSSHQWVPVVAGVLLALGMHLLKSAARPVINATTAGFGAPVASTAEDATSVVVSLAAILLPVLVLVFLVGLVVFTFWFVRRRSERRRERAAARAAGFRV, from the coding sequence GTGTTCGAAGTCCTCACCGGCACCGGTCTCGCCGCCTCGGCGGGCCTGAACGCCTACATACCCCTGCTCATCCTCGGCCTGCTCAGCCGCTACAGCGACCTGATCGACCTGCCCAGCGGCTGGACCTGGCTCGGCAACGGCTGGGTCATCGCCATCATGGCCGCGCTGCTCGCCGTGGAGATGGTGGCGGACAAGGTGCCCGTGGTCGACCACATCAACGACGTGGTGCAGACAGTGGTCCGGCCCACCGCCGGTGGCCTGGCCTTCGGCGCGGGCTCCTCGTCGGAGACGGTGACGGTCAGCGACCCGGGGAGCTTCTTCTCGTCCCACCAGTGGGTGCCGGTCGTCGCCGGCGTCCTGCTGGCGTTGGGCATGCACCTGCTCAAGTCCGCGGCCCGCCCGGTGATCAACGCGACCACCGCCGGGTTCGGCGCCCCGGTCGCCAGCACCGCCGAGGACGCCACCAGTGTGGTGGTCTCCCTGGCGGCGATCCTCCTGCCGGTGCTGGTGCTCGTCTTCCTGGTCGGCCTGGTCGTCTTCACCTTCTGGTTCGTCCGCCGCCGCTCCGAGCGACGCCGGGAACGAGCGGCCGCCCGGGCCGCCGGCTTCCGCGTCTGA
- a CDS encoding DUF1540 domain-containing protein, producing the protein MTAALEMPRVQECVVAACAYNQSGDCHAFAITIGSMDHAHCHTFVESPVQGGVESLIAQVGACQRSDCRHNEQLECHATSIRVGPDNDMADCMTYAGR; encoded by the coding sequence ATGACCGCAGCGTTGGAGATGCCCCGAGTCCAGGAATGTGTGGTCGCCGCGTGCGCGTACAACCAGTCGGGTGACTGCCACGCCTTCGCGATCACCATCGGCAGCATGGATCACGCACACTGCCACACCTTCGTCGAGTCGCCGGTCCAGGGCGGCGTGGAGAGCCTGATCGCGCAGGTGGGTGCCTGCCAACGATCCGACTGCCGGCACAACGAGCAGTTGGAGTGCCACGCGACGTCCATCCGGGTCGGCCCGGACAACGACATGGCCGACTGCATGACCTACGCCGGCCGCTGA